The Chelonia mydas isolate rCheMyd1 chromosome 1, rCheMyd1.pri.v2, whole genome shotgun sequence nucleotide sequence AAAGTGCcatttggacaaattggaaacTGTGAGACACAGTGAAAGTCTCCCGGGCCACCAAGTCCTATCTGTAAAGGAGGATCTTGTGTCTAAGGGCTAAACTAGAAAGTGCTGTGTTAGTATAGTTAAAACGGCAAACCTCCTCACCTACTTCCATGTGTGGATGCAATTTTAACGGTATAAAAGTACTTCTATAggcatagcttttttttttttttcacttcccaAAATAGAATAAGCTATattggtataaggcaccttttaAACCAGTAACATCATGTTagtgcttataccagtataattgcattaatgtttaaaaaatattatatacACCCCTAATTGACATGCTGTTATAACTCTTCTAGTGAGTCAGGCCTGGGACTTGGCTTGGAACCCAGATATTAGCTTTTCTATAGACTTtgagtgaccttaggcaagtaactttttttttttttccagcctcaCGGGGATTTTGTGAAGGTAATCACTACTGTAGAGACAATTCTCTGAATAGTTCAGAGTCTACATATTGGATGACTTAAAAACTGCAGCACTTCAAACAGCAGAATGACATTTTTCGGCTGTCAGTGTACCAAgagatttaatattaaaaatatcagtACTGCGTTCTCAAGCACAATTTGATTCTCCTGAGCCTCTGTGCCAATTCTGGGGGTGGTGAACATTTAGGATAACTTATCACACTGAACTGTACCTAACATTCTGCCCATGTTTTAAATAACTTTTGGGGGGTGCAAGCCTTCAGATTAGAGAGAGGTAGACTTCTTCTATCTGAATTGTGTTGACAAATCGTAGTAATTGCTTGACTACATTTGGTTAGatatttcattatgaaatatacttAGACTAAATAACCAGcatcagtcaggtttattaatgTGGTAGGTACAGGAAAAATGTTCTATACAATACCAGTCTCCCCAGAGCAGTCCCGTGCAGCGATATTACGTTCACCTTACACAAAAGGTGTGCTCCAAGTTGTACATTTCAGCTGATATTTGACAAGTTACACATTTCTTTACACGTTACTTAAatccaacccatcagtttgttccagttccctaacttGTTTTGTTCCTTATCTTTCTTTTGGATACTAGCATTTCAGGCACTGATATGTGAAGGTACTTCCTTCCGTAGCTTGTGCTAAGACACAGAATGAATGTACCTTGATTTTTACAAGTTTCCTGTCTGCTTATTCCAAATGGttacttcagcaaatgcaagGTGTTGTGGGATACTTGgcataagtgaacaggattatggTATAGGCAGTTTAGGCTAAATTACTGTTACAGTATTTGTGATTAATGTTTGTACTAATGCATACTAATATATGGTGTGGATAATACACACTATTATATCTTTATATGCTAGCCAGCATATTTTAGTCACAACTGCTAAGTTGAATGTTTATCACCTTTTTTAGTATAGAAGGGGTGTAGACAGTTCTGTAGTCCAGTTACAGTACTGTCTGTGTAACTTTTATATTGTGTTCACAAAGAAAACTAGTATCTGAGACTGCCTAACTAAACTGGCTTAATATGTTTGCACAGGTAAGTCAATAGCTGTGGACCTGAAGAAGGGCTGTgtttagctcaaaagcttgtctttcaccaacagaagttggtccactaaagaTATTGTCTTTGTCACTGTCTAATAGCTACCTAACTCGTTGTCTAATAGCTACATATGCCAGTATTGTATCTTGACTGTAAGTCTGATGCATTTTTATCACTTTTCCCTTAACTGGAAAATGTGTTTAATTCTCTTGTGGAAGTGGTAATTGACGGTTGTCTTTTGGTATAGGACTTGGTTATTACTGTTATGGCTGCTTTTCTGTGGCTGGTCAGCACTTCAGCCTGGGCTAAGGCACTTACTGATATAAAAATATCCACCGGTCCCAGCATTGTTCGGGAGATTGCATCTTGCAAATTACCAGGATCAACTTGTTTGTTTGCCTCTGTTACCAGCATGGGAACTCTGAATGTGTCCGTGGTACGTATATCAAGAGTTATAGCATCCTTACCTTGCTTGTATTGCACCTGAACTTACAATACACACTTGATGGTATTCTATGTAGCACCCATTTTTTAGTTTTACTGAAATTCTGTCATGGGTTACCAGTCAGAGTTACCTAAGGCAGAGCActcagaggcagattaagatttcctagggccctgggccagagcaagtgggggggggggggccctccccaccccttccacctgtggtCTCACCCTATTTTGCACCCGATCCAGCCCCTGCCCATATGACCTCGCCCATGGCACCCCTTTGTGCCCCTTCGCCGGGATCCTGCCCATTCCATCCCCAAACTGCggccccaagaccagagaagctctgttTCCCCCACCGTGGCCGCAGGCTCCAGCAGGTAgcaagagctcctccagtcctggggctgcagcagggatccCTGTTCTGGGGCTTCCCGTGCTCCCCCTGGtttctgctggggatggggttgggggggcgcTAGGGGCTTCCCCTGCCTCCACACCTGGCACAGCTACCAGGGAACAGGGTTGGGGGCATGGGCGCTTTTCCCAcctgcccagggctctggggtccCCCAGTTGGCCgaggcccctgggcatgggcctcATAGGCCCAGTGACTAAATCTGCCGCTGAGCGCACTAACCAGAGCAACAACTGTTTCCTCTTAAAACCGTTCTTGGGAAATCTGTGTAATTTAATTTGCAGAAAGATGTCTTTCAAAGTCATTTGGGAATCTCTCTTCCAGCACCTTTCTCTTAAGCTTCCACATTACTTCTCTCCATAGCCACTCTCAGCGAGTGCGATTTGTCCAGTAACTTTATTGAAGTTCATGTGGGGTGTCTCTGGTAGGAGTAAACTAGCTACTGCCTGACGTTTATCTATCGAACCTGGCCTTTGTAGTAACTGTTAACCTTCTTCGCATACCCCAAAACAAAGAGACTTAAGGAAAGCTCTTTTTAGGGGCTGGGGATTGCACGGTATTCTTGTGGTGATAGATAACAAGCTTCTCCCCCTTTACTAAAGCATAAGGAGTGTGGCCAAAAGTACATTGTATTAAACTGTAAGAATCTGGGTTCAAAAGTGATCTTACACTTGCTCACTAGACCAGTGGAGATCACATGCTTAATCCCTTAATGCATGCCTGCAGTTTCCATTCATTGAATGGAGGAACTTCATAATTCCTTGCATATCCATGACTGGTCCTACATCTCTATAATGAGCATCCTCATTATA carries:
- the SYPL1 gene encoding synaptophysin-like protein 1 isoform X2, encoding MHLYQNTGKIPLIDLVITVMAAFLWLVSTSAWAKALTDIKISTGPSIVREIASCKLPGSTCLFASVTSMGTLNVSVAFGLLNMILWGGNAWFVYKETSLHNPSNSTSQSSGIYPPTTGI